agtctATTTAGAGCATCGAACCCTACTTTATATACACAAAGTATTActatatgaatatttttgtcAAGATATGATAgattcaatttatatcaaacttaatttaagatttatttaaattaaaaaaagtaatttcaaGATTAATAAGTTTAAGTTAATAACTACTAGGttaaaataaatgtttcatGTTTGTTTAATGACATAATTGTTATTAAGGGATGTCTAAAAATGAACCGTGCACTCTCATTGTTCAAGGGTCCTCACCCTTACTATTAAGTTATCCCGTGGGGACAACGGATAGCCTTTCATTGGAATCGGCTTATGTTAGAATCGCATTTTACTGGCATGATTTTTGGGCTTGGACAACATGAGCAGACAGCCTGTTCATCCATGGACAAAAGAACTAATATCCGAAATTCCggaaaagaaaagattattttttattccgATGAAATCACcgtataaaagaataataataatgaatccGATAGCTTCTGACTATTGATTGTCTGTTAGCAATACGATACTTTAGCGAAGTAGGCAATAAAGTACAATTGTGACCTTGGCCGTACATCATGGATGAAGCTTTTGTTGATGAACATTTGAACATGGGGGAAATGATGATAACACTCAACGGGCCCTGATCTTAATTTAcagttagttttcaaaacccaCTAAGACTTGGGTCCACTGATGGTTGGCTGTTGGGATAATCGAATTCTTTCACGGGATGAGGTGGTGAGACACTTGAATTTTTTACTGGAAAGTATGGttttcagtttttcaatttcaaaagctATCTTTACATCTTTTAACTATAATCCTATGACACAGGTGATACATCAGCTTTACAAACAAGATGTTGGAACCTAATCAACCCCTGTGAGCGTTGGAGTTGCAAAGTATGATAGAATGCTCTGCATGCACCacaatcaattattaaaatatcaacaatgaaTTGCAACGTGTTGGAGAAGAAATACGAACTCGTGGGCTTTAATTTTGAAAGCCTCTCGTTAGTTTCGGACTCAAAGTAGTTTGAAGATGCACCTCTGAAAGAAGAATTGTGCTGTAGTTGTTGgcaacatttatttaaaaacaaagaattctTGGAAAATATAGGGACAAGGGATCAAAATCAAACTGCCCCGTACAAAATGAAGGAGACTCAGCTTATTATGGGTGATAACAACACTAGAGAGAGGTAGGATTATATTCATATTGAACTAATTTAGacttaaatatcaatttggcttaattttatatgaattaaatttaaactaacatttaaatttatttaataactaaatttaactcaaatcgGAAAATATTCAGGCCAATTATTGGACTCAACTAAGTTTGTGCATAGCTAATAGCGTAAACCTTATAACTCGTTCAAAAATATTCTAgactagacacgtcaattggacCGGGCCAAATGGAGGCCCGACCCGAAGCACGAAAAAAGTTCAGGTACGATAAAGCTCGGTCCGATACTATAAAGTACTGGGCCGGActtagggctttaatattaaacccataAACTGACCCGACCTggtattatttataaaattttttttttttgggcggCATAAGCAAAACAAAAAGCCGCTGCGGCAGAAGCAGATTTCAAGGCAGAAGCCtctgcataattttttaaaaaaaaattttttaataaatctgttttattttcctttattttcacttttatttataaatatttcaatcactcaatttcaattatttcattatattttcaatctaattaactctctttaaaaaaatatctaaattcgtaaataataattctttatatttataatttcatttttattttaattttataattacaaaatattataaaatatctaaattcacaaataataattatttattttttaagaattcggatatttaaatatagaagatgagtagataaatattatatagtagatatattttatttatgttttataatttataccgtatataaattaatttatttgtactatgttattaatttataatatttttcatcatataactacgGTATTCTTCCGCCAcaagtgaaagattataaataaaatattcgagatactgttatcggttttaataattgaaaaaaattttaattaaaaaaaattttaaaaaattgattaaatgggtcgggcCAGCCAAATTAAAGCCCAACACGGCACGATTAAGACCCGTTATTATATGGGTcgggcctttatatttcaataggCCGGCCGGCCCGAAGGCCCAGTACTATTTGGGCCTTAGGCtcggcccggcccattgacatctctactCTAGACTgcatcacttaaaaaaaaaaaagtctaatgataaaatatttagtatttattaatttgattttttaataaatgtctattatttattttatgacgcgtagatttatttgaaaaaagttaattgtctcaattattttgtaaaataaatgaaTCACGTGCACTTAATATATCCTAAGCATGATCGGATGCAATAATAATTATGCGTTTTCACATGCTGCCGATCTCGTCTTAATAAATCGAAAACAGCTCGAAAATTTAAAGAGAGAGTTATATCTGCTAAACCcgattattaaaaatagatgcAAACTGTAAttcattaatcttttatttatatctactgTTATGAATTGCTTCCAATTCTAGTTACAGTTCCTGCTTTTATAAAAAGGGTGTTTGGATTATGCTTGGATATGGATATGgattaacttaaattcatatttatccCTAGATTTATTTATTGTAGATTCAAGATCGTGAAAAAGGTGAAAGAAGAGAGACAATTGTTAGCATTTTACTAGCATTCACAATTTCTAGCACtataatatcattatttctttaaattctCAGCTAATAATACCTTAATGGAAGTAGACCTTGATTTATCAGTCGAACCatggtaaaaatttcatcatCTCTTGTACTAGATTTCAAATTCGTTCAATATATTTCTCATTGGACCAGAAGCATTAAGTATAATGATACCTGTCTTCGTTCCATCTTGTAATTATATATCACCCACTAAATACGATTGCATATGATATCACATTACTTATTCATCTACCCATCTAACTCTAATCtcctaaattataaattcaagatAGTAGAAAAAGTTAATGGAAAAACACTTCTAGCATTTTGTTTAACAACTCTTAACACTATAATATCATTGTTTTCTCTAAGTACTCGGCTAATGACACCGTCATGATAGTAATCTCTTGATTTTTCGGCCAAactatgttaatattttattattgtctctttgttttttattttgaatttcacaATCTTTCAATGTACTTTTATACTGATTTCAAGGTAGAATGATATTCATCTTCGTTCCACCTTAAATTATACATCACCCATCtgattttgaaacaaaaacaaccaaatcaATCTCCACTACTTTTTGCCATAGTGTGCGAAGCATGaatgatacagaaaaaaataatgtcaactgtggaaatattattatttttttaaataaattacacaGCCATAACTGTAATTTGTAAAAATTCACGttccaaaaatttgatttcGTAATTATATGGGGTGCAGATTTCATTGCACCTAATATTTGCACCCTGTTGACTTTGTAATTACAccttttaattggaaaaaaaaaaaaaaattgggattAAATACTGTCACtagaaaaaaatgtaatgtTTATGGGTCAGCTTCCACATCAGTAGTTGAACCAATCCCTACTTGAAGCCATGGAGATGAACCTTCGTTCATGTTCATATCCTTTAGTTCACTTAACTTGGCTAACTTCACTTTACTGTCAGCTTCATCTTCCACAATCTGCAATGAACTGTTGTTacaattatatttgttattaatgtttttatggTCACTGTTAACTTGATGGCTATGGTGATTATCCTCCTTGCTTTCTTTCCCCATCCACGGCTGCAAGTACATCTCTGTTGACACTTCAAAGCTTGAAGGCTTTGCGTGCTCCCGTCGTGCTGCTGCTGCAGCTTGATTGTCATCTGGGGCGGGAAGATTGAGATCGAGTTTAAGGTCAAGTGGGTCAGAATTGTCGATGAATTTTGGTCTTTGAATGGTGTCGTGATGAAACTTATGAAACTTAGCCAAGGATGAAGTGTCTGGTGAATTTGAAGTGATCCAATGACACCTTTTATGGCCGCCCAGGGCTTGTCCTGATGAAAAAACACGATGACAGATTGAGCATTCATGgacttttgattttctttttgatgtAGAGGGTAATGGAGTATTTGTGCCATGATCAAATTGGTAATTGGAGGTTGATTTAGTCGGAAAAAACTCTTCGTGTGTGATGACATCGTGATCTTCATCAGCTAAACTATCATCCATATGATCGAGCCTTGCTGCAAAACACCCTTTAACTTTCTTGTGACTGGCTCTATGGCCGCCCAAAGCTTGATGAGAATTGAACACTTTCTTGCATGCTTTACATTCGAACAATCCTTTAGTGGCAACCCCTTTGGCCTTATCCATGGACATTGATCTACATGAAATAGGAGCGATGAAATTCATTGTATTTCTTCGTTGTTCCTCGTCTTTACTAGCTGAAGCACATGACTCTTCAGGCTCAGCCTCTAAAGGATCGACTGTTGCATTAGAAAGCATCATAAGACAATTAGCAAGATCTTCTTCTTCGCTTGATGGGcaaattgagttgaaattaTCCACTTTAGCTCTCAAAGATCTTTTCCTTTTAGACCAACCACCGCACCCTCTTCGTGGTGTGCCGTCGACGTCACCGTCCGATCCTGGCGAAGAAACAAGAGATTCAGCATCCTCAGAACTACATTTCCCATgttcaagaaaagatttccaAGACAAAAATTCTTTCCCACAGTGTTCACAAACACGACAGTTCTTTAAACGATTTGGATTAGCCCTTAATGCATACATACGCTTATTGCTCGGTGCTGGTATATTGCTTTTATCTTCCCAATCGCTAGCTTGAtcatcttcatcaaaatgaCCACTTTCATCACCAATCCCATGCGCCCTCATGTGCCCACCAAGAGCCCTTCCACAACCAAACCCCTTCTTACAAATTTTACAGTAATGTTTGAAGTTTGAATGTTGTTGATCGACCATCAAAGccatagaaataaaaaaatgaaatggggTTGAGGATGGAAATGAAAGGGGAGGTGTCAGATTGTTCTTGTAGTGAAATTTGTTGTCAGGTTGTATGGTGGAAGAAGGATTACTAGTCCTGGTTTTTAGTAAAAGTAATGGTGAGTTTTTGTGGACAGGAGAGTGAGAGAGAAGACGAAGAGTAATGTTAAGAGGAGTGTAAAATGACAAGTGGTAGGATAGGATTATGGAAGAAAAATGGGCTTTGAGACTTTTTCTACAAGTGTGTTTTTCGGTTTGTGGTGTGGTGGCGCCGCCGGTCAAACTTATATCGACGGTTGTCCGTACAAACAGTTTAGTTTTGTGTGTGTTTGGGCAATAAAAGCTGGAAATAACCTGCGTTCAATTTGGAACACATTTTAAGTGCgcgtatttttaattaataaggaGCTCGTGTAACTAcaataaatactaaattaaaaattaaagatggtataacttaatttaattaatttttattttatttttaatttaaaatatataattatgcgataatatattattatttatatataatttaatatatatattttaaatattaataaaattatatatacttattttaaatatataagtatatattttatttatgttatcaaataattaaataattttaaattaaatataaaataatatataatcatataataacattttatatgtatatttattttcgTATATAAAAATGAGTTCACATGAcattactttttaaataaacataattttattaataaataacaacgttgtatatatttataacaattatcaaattgaatatttataataatacatgGATTATTATAAacgtacataattttattaatacgaaacaatattatatatacatataataaatatcaaattatatatataacatgttattatttatatttaatataatatatcacaGTTTTACCCATAAGAGTTGCAAATGGGTTAAtgtttaggaaaaaaaaataaattaaattaaaaaacagaaaaagcaaaaaaaaaaaaaaagagagagagaaagtggTTCTAACTGCCATACCTATTTATATCCCTTCAATTCCAAGCCAAGAAAACAAAGCCAGTGCTTCTCCTTCTCTGTCGGTTGGTTTCTACCAGCTTTTCCACACATTCTACCCTCAATGATTCCCACAAGTCCGTTATACTAAAATCAATGGATTATACATATCtcagattttattttcattaaaattaaacaacatatattattgaataatccTACGTATAGCGAGGATACAATTCAAGACAAACTCAGAATGGATCTTTGATTTGATTCGAacgaattaattttaatttagaactCTAATTTAACAATTTGACTCATACTCAACTCATTTGTTCATGtgtaatattgtttatatcaaCTCATTTCttaatctataatattatttatttctccaacgatattgtttttcttgtcaacaaacttttattaatattgtgcattagtttaaattaactcaaattaaatattataactttgatATGAGTTCAAACTGATGTCAAACTCAACTCAGAAAAATAAACccttaaatatatgtattaacaaatgagtattaattgatattttaaattaaaaataaaaacaaataatttaattacctaCTAATATGACAATATATTAACGGTTAATACCATCATTAAATACATAAagcattattataatttatttcatttatactAGTCATTGTTTGTTTCCATCGGTGCAGTGGGTTTAGTCTccaatcaatcaattaataataatttattattgtttcgcTTCGATTCAAAGCAAATCAGACGGAAAGCCAAATAGCTATCACTCACTTCAGTAGTGATAGTGATTAAGTAGGGAAGCATGCTTAGTAGAAAACACAGCTGAAAGCACCCACTCTGCTCAACTCTATCTGTAGCTTACAATCACCAACCATTTTCCAGGGAGATCACAGCTACGTGGGTGGAAATACGCcaatcatttcaattttaacatTACGCTCCattcaatttattattgtcttgCAACCAAAGGTTAAGGAGGCAGTCCTAAATTCTTGTATAAATATGATTGTATCTCATAGtccaaaaatttttaagaagaCCTAGTGCAGTTATGGATATAAGTCTTTTTGGCCAAACCATGTAAATATGTTTTGTCGTGTGTGTGATTTTAATTTCCATTTTCGCAAGTTTCCAGTCATTTCAGGACATAACTCACAACCAAGGTTAATAGGGTAATCTTAAATTCCTAGACAAATAAATACATGGGTATATATTGTATATCTTGTAATCCTAAAATTACTGAGAAATTCTAATGTGGTTATGGATGGATGTAGGGATTATTAGCTGAATCacataaatctattttattttcgGTTTCTTTTGGCTTGATGATTTGTTTTGTGTCATGTAGTGACACATGTTGAGGTCCAACGTTATATTCGATTCATATGGATTCTGTGATTCATAAGCTGCATTGTGATTATGGTTGCTTAATTACAATTTCAAGACCTAATCATAAAACCAGTCAATAACATAAAGACACGATTCATCATTAAATCTTGAAAATTCTCGCACTCTTTTCGTCCTCTACAATTTCTTTGACCACCTGCTGCACATTGAGAACTCAACTGTCTATGCACTGGCAGTTTTAGATTCCACAAAGGTTGGATACAATCCAAATTGGATTGGGCTCGGACCACTACTCAACTcaaataaatcaagtttaaattcaagAAATTTTATCTTGAGATCAACATTTCATTGTCATGTTGTACTGTAGCTCAtctatttgtcatttttttttgttaggatTTGACTTACAATTCTTTGAAATACAGacgatttttttaataattttttttaaatattttttttcttttttaataatactatttactaATCAAGTGATTCAAATTGATTCGATTCAGATTAATTCGACTCAAATCTATCCCGATTCAaagaattatttgttttggaTCGGACCTTCACGATCAATAAAATGAGTACGAATCTATTACCATGCCCAAACAATCATTTGTTACCGGTTGCTGCTTTTGGCAAACTGAAATAGGCTTTCTATGGAGACCCAACAAGCCTATTTATGGCCCCAGTTTATTTTATTCCACCAATCTCAGCCCGTCGCTGAACTTGCTGCCGTTGCAAAGATTTATCTGGCAGAAAGAAACGACCAAATCACTTCGCAAAATCCTACTATTTGACACATTAATTAGTCGGATCCAGATGTAGGATTCAGATAAACAAGTTATCCGGGAAAAGTTTCGatgaattaaagattaaaaaaaaaaaattatgaactttTGTACGTTTTCAATAAATTAGAATTCACGTCTCAATGAAGCTGATTATAAGATGTTTATAGTCACATGCCACAACTTTTTTAGGTTATGCCCTTTATGTTTGACTTGATTACAATTAATTATTGCCTTAATTAGCCAAACAATACATAGAAGAAATGTGCACTAGTCTGGTCTTATAATTGAAAAACTGACCGAGAAGTTTGGTTTGAACTTTATGCttagtttgagattgaattttatttattcaaataatgaGAGAAGAAgcggttgaaaaaaaaaaatcaaataaaaagtcatcaaaatttaaaaagaattggTGATAAGCTAACTTTCTTGTTACACTAGTATAAAGAGAGGACTCAAATTAAGTTcgatttgaaaaactttaattaatgtTCAAATTGAGCTCAGATCAAATCTAGCTTTAGctttaaaaaaactaatcaaattactaaattgagcaaaataaaatttttcacttataatttcaatatattatagttttttcgttgtaatatataaaaatatttgttaataaattactatatcatttataaaataaatatgtttatatattaaattcttaTCTTTCAATATGATTCTTACGTCCAAAAGAAACCTtactagaaattttattttctatgcAAGGTATTTTGAAGACGAAACAGATTTCAAACATTGCAAACAACAAGAGAAAAGCCAGAACATCTCATGACTTTTTCCATAAAGAGAAactaaaaatggaaaattaattgAACAAATGCATGATGATTTAAGAGCGTCGAGAGTCAACGATATTCCATATATAAGTTGGAGTGAAGATGTCTATAAACAATGATATTCCATACACAAGCAAGGGTGATGATATCAACCATATTAggaaatttcatcaataatagaAATCTTATCTTATCTCTCCTCtccattattgtttttttttctaattaaccTTAAAAATTGACCATTGATCTATAAGTTTGTCCTGGTTTCCAATCAGCAGGAATTACACTATCAGCAACAATAGATTTGCCAGAATCAGGCTCAGTTAAACGTAATGAAAACGGTGGACGTAAAGTTGAGCCCGAGTCAAGTTTCCAAACTGCACCCCACGACCGCTGCATGGGCAGCCATGAGTCTGAGTCAAGCGCCTGTTTAAGTTCAACTTCGCTCAAACTACCTTCTCCATCTTCATATTCGATTAGCGTGGCGAAATAGTTTGGGTTTGATCCTGTATCAACTTTAAAGGCCACTGTTATCCCAGGAAAGCTACAATCAACCCTGATTAcaccaaaaaaatcaattaataaattatgaattagcATTGGcgattttaaataatgataatcaCCTTCTATATTGTATCTGCAAGGCTCCAGCATTACGAAGTTGATCAGCCTGACCAGAAGTTGCCATGGCTCCAAAAGCTGTTCCACTTAAATCAAAATGAGTCCCTTCAGCACAAGGACCTCCAGGGCAGTTATCAGTAATAACTACCTTGACTGGATTTCCTGAGCACGCGGTGTTTTCATCGTTATTGCATTTTACCTGAAATTGGATTGTCATGGTAAGCAATTTTGACTATGAATGCATGGAAAATTGTTGCATGCATGTACGTATGTAAGTACCTCATAACAGGCTCCACATCCTTCCCCTGATTGAACAAAGAAGGGCCGCCCACTGAAATCATTGCAGAAAATGGTGGTTGGCTCACTGCAGCGCCATAGCCACAAGCTCCTCCTGTATAATATACATACATTCAGAACAAAGTTAAATTCGCCTGAAAGCATTCTTTATGAAAATATAAGCACTCAATCTTCTTATATATGCATTACCATCGGATCCTGCACCAGTGGGGCTACCATACCAGGTTGCTCCGGCTGGGGACCAGGCGGAGTCCTCTTGTACCAACGAAACGTTAAGGAGCTTTGGATCGAAGCAGTAACAAGGGTTGATTAAGAGAAATAAGATAGCTACCACAGTGAAGAGAAAGGATGGAAATTGAAGAACAAGCTCCATGATCACTGTATGAGATCAAATGACTCTTATCCTATGCGCTTGTTGCCACTCTCAGTTGTGTGTTGGGTTAAGCCTTATTTGCAGGTATTTATAGAGACAGACTAGGTTCGTCATGCTACCTGTGGCTCGAATTGTAGAACCGCCAGGtgtcaattgaaaaattttgtttactgCAGAATATGAAATACTATATGAGATTTTGTTAtcacaataataaaaagattatcataaaaattaataaatattcacACTGTATGCATCGAAATGAATTGGAAAATGACTGAGTATGCCTTTTTTCagcaattaatcaaatatatatatcagCTTTTGACATATTCAGTGTGTAATTTTTCATGAAATATGAGGTCTTCCTTCAGAGCTTGAGATATAAGGATAATTTTCATGCAACTAACTAGAAAATTGCCGTTAATGGTGGTTATTTGCCGTTGAATATTGAATATCTTACAGAGGACACCCAAAGTCtgcaatatttaaaaaaaaaaaagaaaaaacggCGCGTAATATTTTGCGGGGATTAGGCATTTGTagattttctttgaaattttttatattttgcacTTCTTTTTTCACGGTGATGATGCAATATGATTGTGATCTAATGGGTTTTTGTTTATCCAAGGCacgtataaatatatatatatatttttttttccaagattAAATGGTGGACACTAATATTTTAAGACTTGGATTAGAGATTAAACCGGTGAAAAGATCAATCTCAGTTAATCAAAGATCCGAAAAAAATTCCCTTcgtataatataaataaaaaaagacaattacaaattaataaatgagcaatactatgtgtactcattttaggtacataaatgtatacacactcatacgtgtcatcatatgattgattattgttttattcttaattcaaaatcattcaatcacatgatgacacatataaatatgtacatatttgtgtactcaaagtaggtacacatagttttattgttaataaattatttcacttctaataattttgatttaaaaaaaaaaaagacaattgcacaactaataaattatttccttcaaataatttaaattaaaaaa
This sequence is a window from Mangifera indica cultivar Alphonso chromosome 5, CATAS_Mindica_2.1, whole genome shotgun sequence. Protein-coding genes within it:
- the LOC123217786 gene encoding zinc finger protein ZAT9-like, translating into MALMVDQQHSNFKHYCKICKKGFGCGRALGGHMRAHGIGDESGHFDEDDQASDWEDKSNIPAPSNKRMYALRANPNRLKNCRVCEHCGKEFLSWKSFLEHGKCSSEDAESLVSSPGSDGDVDGTPRRGCGGWSKRKRSLRAKVDNFNSICPSSEEEDLANCLMMLSNATVDPLEAEPEESCASASKDEEQRRNTMNFIAPISCRSMSMDKAKGVATKGLFECKACKKVFNSHQALGGHRASHKKVKGCFAARLDHMDDSLADEDHDVITHEEFFPTKSTSNYQFDHGTNTPLPSTSKRKSKVHECSICHRVFSSGQALGGHKRCHWITSNSPDTSSLAKFHKFHHDTIQRPKFIDNSDPLDLKLDLNLPAPDDNQAAAAARREHAKPSSFEVSTEMYLQPWMGKESKEDNHHSHQVNSDHKNINNKYNCNNSSLQIVEDEADSKVKLAKLSELKDMNMNEGSSPWLQVGIGSTTDVEADP
- the LOC123217664 gene encoding LOW QUALITY PROTEIN: putative expansin-B2 (The sequence of the model RefSeq protein was modified relative to this genomic sequence to represent the inferred CDS: inserted 1 base in 1 codon), which encodes MELVLQFPSFLFTVVAILFLLINPCYCFDPKLLNVSLVQEDSAWSPAGATWYGSPTGAGSDGGACGYGAAVSQPPFSAMISVGGPSLFXSGEGCGACYEVKCNNDENTACSGNPVKVVITDNCPGGPCAEGTHFDLSGTAFGAMATSGQADQLRNAGALQIQYRRVDCSFPGITVAFKVDTGSNPNYFATLIEYEDGEGSLSEVELKQALDSDSWLPMQRSWGAVWKLDSGSTLRPPFSLRLTEPDSGKSIVADSVIPADWKPGQTYRSMVNF